From a single Methylacidiphilum kamchatkense Kam1 genomic region:
- a CDS encoding alpha/beta hydrolase produces the protein MLFSLLLLFCGFVILSSSILVLGLYFFGKILANLAVTVPPAASPNLNPELIGLKYQNWKILSKDNIGLAAWFIPPPSSSPKKSPIIVIHGLGANKEFMMSYIQLAHTLEFPVLAIDLRGHGESDPAVVTLGLKESMDIESWIEELEKKGYSSPILWGTSLGAVTALLAGSKLNGKISAIIADAPFDTLYNALITHAKVLFRLNEFPMVPIVSWHLKRSYGIDAHKIDCVQAAQNIDCPLLILAAEHDVRMPINMVQRVFDAAKNPKFWWVIPNANHELRLFNDDFKEVITNFLCINKECQMTSQ, from the coding sequence ATGTTATTTTCTCTTCTTCTTTTATTCTGTGGCTTTGTAATTCTTTCTAGTTCTATTCTTGTTTTAGGCTTGTATTTTTTTGGAAAAATCTTAGCAAACCTCGCTGTGACGGTACCACCCGCAGCAAGCCCGAATCTAAATCCTGAGTTGATTGGGTTAAAATATCAAAATTGGAAAATCCTATCAAAAGACAACATAGGACTAGCGGCTTGGTTTATTCCTCCACCAAGCTCTTCTCCCAAGAAATCCCCAATCATTGTTATTCATGGATTAGGAGCCAATAAAGAATTTATGATGAGTTATATTCAGCTAGCGCATACTCTAGAATTTCCTGTTCTAGCCATTGATTTACGAGGGCATGGGGAAAGTGATCCTGCTGTAGTCACCTTGGGTTTGAAAGAAAGCATGGATATAGAAAGTTGGATAGAAGAACTAGAAAAAAAAGGATATAGTTCCCCTATTCTGTGGGGAACTTCTCTTGGAGCCGTCACAGCTCTTCTTGCCGGCTCAAAACTTAATGGAAAAATCAGTGCAATAATAGCCGATGCTCCATTCGATACTCTTTATAATGCATTAATAACCCATGCTAAGGTACTATTTAGACTGAACGAGTTTCCAATGGTTCCAATCGTTTCATGGCATCTCAAAAGAAGTTATGGCATCGATGCTCATAAAATTGATTGTGTACAGGCAGCACAAAACATTGATTGTCCTCTCCTCATTCTTGCTGCTGAACATGATGTCAGAATGCCGATTAATATGGTTCAAAGAGTCTTTGATGCGGCAAAAAATCCTAAATTTTGGTGGGTCATTCCTAATGCCAATCATGAATTAAGACTATTCAATGATGATTTTAAAGAAGTCATTACGAACTTTTTGTGCATCAATAAAGAATGCCAAATGACCTCTCAATGA
- a CDS encoding Tll0287-like domain-containing protein: MKWNIVIFKRSFGLSCFFFLYFSFVFICQSQQEPVTSIASMEKSQTIEKIAAPIAQELQESLKNTLTSKLKEVGPIETLKFCNLQALALTDQIKEKHGARITLLKRTSDKIRNPLNKPDYPEKEALEIFLEAQRRHEPFPSSYVQKVEQNWTTKYRYYKPLFIGNICLNCHGSLSQMSPSLKEELQKRYPLDEATGYKLGDFRGLITVEVSLSEGD; this comes from the coding sequence ATGAAATGGAATATAGTTATTTTTAAGAGATCCTTTGGATTGTCGTGCTTTTTCTTTCTTTATTTTTCTTTCGTATTCATTTGCCAATCACAACAGGAACCGGTTACTAGCATTGCTTCGATGGAAAAAAGTCAAACAATCGAAAAAATTGCCGCTCCTATAGCACAAGAGCTTCAAGAAAGTCTTAAAAATACCTTAACATCAAAACTTAAGGAAGTTGGACCAATAGAAACCCTCAAATTTTGCAACTTACAAGCCTTAGCTTTGACAGATCAAATAAAAGAAAAGCATGGTGCAAGAATCACCCTTTTAAAAAGGACCTCTGATAAAATAAGAAATCCTCTAAACAAGCCCGATTATCCAGAAAAAGAGGCTCTGGAAATTTTTTTAGAGGCTCAGAGAAGACATGAACCTTTTCCTTCTAGTTATGTCCAGAAAGTAGAACAAAATTGGACTACGAAATACCGGTATTATAAACCACTTTTTATCGGCAATATTTGTTTAAATTGTCACGGATCTCTAAGCCAGATGAGTCCATCTCTTAAAGAAGAATTGCAGAAAAGATATCCCTTAGATGAAGCGACTGGATATAAACTCGGGGATTTTAGAGGATTAATTACTGTAGAGGTCAGTTTATCTGAAGGAGACTGA
- a CDS encoding peroxiredoxin: MNQTTLPLEIGADVPDIIAIDQDGNSIPLQAIAKKGTFLFYFYPKADTPGCIKEACNLRDNYKMLIDHGIKIFGISMDTKEAQKKFKEKYHLPFPLLADPEGKLVDKFGVTKKNGHASRQSFLVRNGKIVWRNLKVKPETHAQEILEEIKKLNESTE, encoded by the coding sequence ATGAATCAGACTACGTTACCATTGGAAATTGGAGCTGATGTTCCTGATATCATTGCTATTGACCAAGATGGCAATAGTATTCCTTTACAAGCTATTGCTAAAAAAGGAACCTTCTTATTTTATTTTTATCCCAAGGCGGATACCCCTGGTTGCATTAAAGAAGCCTGTAATTTAAGAGATAATTATAAAATGTTGATAGATCATGGAATTAAAATATTCGGCATTAGTATGGATACAAAAGAGGCTCAAAAAAAATTCAAAGAAAAATACCATCTTCCCTTTCCTCTTTTGGCAGATCCTGAAGGAAAACTCGTGGATAAATTTGGGGTTACCAAAAAAAATGGCCATGCTTCAAGACAGTCTTTCTTGGTTAGAAACGGGAAAATTGTATGGCGTAATCTAAAAGTTAAACCTGAGACTCATGCACAAGAAATCCTAGAAGAGATCAAAAAACTCAACGAATCAACAGAGTAG
- the fdhD gene encoding formate dehydrogenase accessory sulfurtransferase FdhD, producing MMEEQRPGSKVPVQIWEFSDSNKRNRLDYVITEEPLEIRLRAGSEEKTLAVTMRTPGADFDLSLGFIFSEGIVTGLESVHSISYCIRKEIAEAQRYNTLLVTLNQPHLPAMGQFERHFMTSSACGICGRTVVDLLDKKENVSKSSQNHWKISADILYKLPEEFQTRQNLFKTTGGLHAAALFDIEGNLIQIKEDVGRHNAMDKLIGHALREGLIPMDKHIVMVSGRASYELLQKAYMAGLKFFCSVSAPSSLAVLVAKKFSMTLVGFLRKKRFNVYNGIDRIS from the coding sequence ATGATGGAAGAACAAAGGCCAGGATCGAAAGTACCGGTTCAAATATGGGAATTTTCTGATTCGAACAAAAGGAACAGGTTGGACTATGTGATTACTGAAGAACCCTTAGAAATTCGACTTAGGGCAGGCAGTGAAGAAAAAACGCTCGCTGTTACTATGAGAACACCAGGTGCAGATTTTGATCTGTCCCTTGGATTTATTTTTTCTGAAGGAATTGTGACTGGTCTAGAGTCCGTGCATTCCATTTCCTATTGCATAAGAAAAGAAATTGCAGAAGCACAGAGATACAACACGCTTTTGGTTACCCTGAATCAACCCCATCTCCCAGCAATGGGACAGTTTGAAAGACATTTTATGACTTCCAGTGCTTGTGGGATTTGCGGAAGGACTGTTGTTGATCTATTGGACAAAAAAGAAAACGTTTCAAAAAGCTCCCAAAACCATTGGAAAATCTCAGCAGACATCCTTTATAAGCTTCCTGAGGAATTTCAAACACGACAAAACCTTTTTAAGACGACCGGAGGATTGCATGCTGCCGCTTTATTCGATATTGAAGGGAACTTGATCCAAATCAAAGAGGATGTTGGAAGGCATAATGCGATGGATAAATTGATTGGACATGCTCTTCGAGAAGGTCTTATTCCAATGGATAAACACATTGTTATGGTTAGTGGTAGGGCAAGCTATGAGCTACTTCAAAAAGCTTACATGGCAGGGCTTAAATTTTTCTGTTCTGTCTCTGCTCCCAGTAGTCTGGCAGTCCTTGTTGCCAAAAAATTTTCTATGACTCTTGTTGGATTCCTCCGTAAAAAAAGATTCAATGTCTACAATGGGATTGATAGGATAAGCTAA
- the modA gene encoding molybdate ABC transporter substrate-binding protein gives MQTATLTVAAAADLRFVLPEIVSPFQTLNPDVKVEVIYGASGKFYEQILRKAPFDIFLSADKEYPFLLYTKGYAAEEPFQYAEGKLVLWMRKGLFGERKDWKELLTNKKVSKIALANPQHAPYGKIAQTALENAGLWEKLNSKFVYGENVIQAFQFAEGKNAELAFIPLAIALSPKARNEGDYVEIPHSFYPKILQYGIIVKKAANLSIAKKFKDYLLSEESQKTLKKYGFCP, from the coding sequence TTGCAGACTGCTACATTAACGGTCGCTGCTGCAGCGGATTTGAGGTTTGTTCTTCCTGAGATTGTTAGTCCTTTTCAGACTCTCAATCCTGATGTGAAGGTAGAAGTTATCTATGGAGCCTCTGGAAAATTTTATGAACAGATCTTAAGAAAGGCGCCTTTTGACATTTTTCTTTCTGCAGATAAAGAATATCCTTTTTTACTATATACCAAAGGTTATGCAGCTGAAGAGCCGTTCCAATATGCGGAAGGCAAACTAGTTCTTTGGATGCGAAAAGGTTTGTTTGGAGAGAGAAAAGATTGGAAAGAGTTGCTCACTAACAAGAAAGTGTCGAAAATAGCCCTTGCTAATCCACAGCACGCTCCTTATGGAAAAATAGCTCAAACTGCTTTAGAGAATGCAGGTTTGTGGGAGAAATTAAATTCCAAATTTGTCTATGGAGAGAACGTCATTCAAGCCTTTCAATTTGCTGAAGGAAAAAATGCAGAACTTGCCTTTATCCCCCTGGCAATTGCTTTGTCACCTAAAGCTAGAAATGAGGGTGATTATGTAGAAATTCCTCATTCGTTTTATCCAAAAATCCTTCAATATGGCATTATTGTAAAAAAGGCAGCGAATCTTTCCATTGCTAAAAAATTTAAAGATTATCTTTTAAGCGAAGAAAGTCAGAAGACCTTAAAAAAATATGGGTTTTGCCCATAA
- the modB gene encoding molybdate ABC transporter permease subunit — protein sequence MDWIALWLSLKLAFWTTICLYLLGIPLAYWLSFGKKRQWKILVDSMVSLPLVLPPTVLGFYLLILFGNSGIGTVYSRLFGKSLVFSFEGLLIASIIYSLPFMVQNLAGAFSLVDSKLIEASLCCGESPWNTFFKVIFPLSLQGFLRGTVLSFTHTLGEFGIVLMVGGDIPGKTRTISIALYDQVEGLNYQEANTTALVLLLFSFFVLFLVYSTSNSQWKRKNIFV from the coding sequence GTGGATTGGATAGCACTTTGGTTAAGTTTAAAATTAGCCTTTTGGACAACCATCTGCCTGTATCTGTTAGGTATACCTCTTGCTTATTGGCTGAGTTTTGGCAAAAAAAGACAGTGGAAAATACTTGTGGATTCCATGGTCAGTTTGCCCTTAGTTTTGCCTCCTACTGTTCTTGGTTTTTATCTGCTTATTCTTTTTGGTAATTCAGGTATTGGTACTGTCTATTCCAGATTATTTGGAAAATCCCTAGTGTTTTCTTTCGAAGGTTTACTCATTGCCTCTATAATTTATAGTTTGCCTTTTATGGTTCAGAATTTAGCAGGAGCTTTCAGTCTGGTTGATAGCAAGCTTATTGAAGCTTCTTTGTGTTGTGGGGAAAGCCCATGGAATACCTTTTTTAAGGTCATCTTTCCTCTTTCTTTACAAGGATTTTTGCGTGGGACCGTTTTAAGTTTTACTCACACCTTAGGAGAGTTTGGTATTGTGCTCATGGTGGGAGGGGATATACCAGGGAAAACTCGAACTATATCTATAGCTTTATATGACCAAGTAGAAGGACTCAATTACCAAGAGGCAAATACAACGGCGCTCGTACTTCTCTTATTTTCATTCTTTGTCCTTTTTCTTGTATATTCAACTTCAAATAGCCAATGGAAGAGAAAAAATATTTTTGTCTAA
- a CDS encoding ABC transporter ATP-binding protein, which yields MEEKKYFCLKIEKDLSQDCRVQVELTLPLFPTSLMAIFGPSGSGKSTLLRCIAGLDIPDHGIIKVGEELWLDTEKKINIPPYKRSIGYVVQEDALFPHLKVEDNVGYGLKNQLKLSQAEARDKARQALRKVGIEHLAARWPQTLSGGERRRVALARAIAREPKLLLLDEPLNGLDFKSKEYLRQLIEEIASENGRLTVLISHDKTEIVQMARFVGIIDRGKLLQFGELRDVFMQPETVEVAKIIGIENIVPGEILDIANGNVRMKTPIGLVEAVLKENIGKFMSGKKVFCVFRAEDLSLCKPDGVSSSAGGLQGFSIRNRFIGIIKKIKVNEGFAQVFIDCGMVLTALISHNALFEMKIREGDSVCSLLKAGEYT from the coding sequence ATGGAAGAGAAAAAATATTTTTGTCTAAAAATAGAAAAGGATCTTTCCCAAGATTGTCGAGTTCAAGTAGAATTAACCCTTCCTCTATTTCCAACTTCTTTAATGGCGATCTTTGGTCCATCAGGGAGCGGAAAGTCGACTCTGTTACGCTGTATCGCTGGACTAGATATTCCAGATCACGGAATTATTAAAGTTGGCGAAGAACTATGGCTGGATACAGAAAAAAAGATAAATATTCCTCCCTACAAAAGAAGTATAGGTTATGTGGTTCAGGAAGACGCTCTTTTTCCTCATCTAAAAGTTGAAGACAATGTGGGTTATGGGCTTAAAAACCAACTCAAACTCAGTCAAGCAGAAGCTAGGGATAAAGCAAGGCAAGCCTTGAGAAAAGTTGGGATTGAACATTTGGCCGCGCGATGGCCTCAAACCCTTTCTGGAGGGGAAAGGAGAAGAGTGGCTTTGGCCAGGGCAATAGCCAGAGAGCCTAAGTTGCTTTTACTCGATGAACCTTTAAATGGTCTTGATTTTAAATCAAAAGAATACCTAAGACAGCTCATTGAAGAAATTGCCTCTGAAAACGGTAGGCTGACAGTATTGATTAGTCATGATAAAACTGAAATTGTCCAAATGGCTCGATTTGTCGGTATAATTGATCGTGGGAAACTCCTCCAATTTGGCGAGCTACGAGATGTGTTTATGCAACCTGAAACGGTTGAGGTCGCTAAAATCATCGGTATAGAAAACATTGTTCCAGGGGAAATTCTTGATATAGCCAATGGAAATGTAAGGATGAAGACACCCATTGGGCTTGTGGAAGCTGTTTTGAAAGAAAATATAGGAAAATTCATGAGCGGAAAAAAAGTCTTTTGTGTTTTTCGTGCAGAAGATCTTTCTCTGTGTAAGCCGGACGGTGTATCAAGTTCAGCAGGCGGGCTACAAGGGTTCAGCATAAGAAACCGTTTTATTGGAATCATTAAAAAAATAAAAGTCAACGAAGGTTTTGCACAGGTTTTTATAGATTGTGGGATGGTCTTAACTGCACTGATAAGCCATAACGCTCTTTTTGAAATGAAAATAAGAGAAGGGGATAGCGTTTGTTCTTTACTTAAGGCGGGGGAATACACTTGA
- a CDS encoding HAD family hydrolase: MPFSPINTLFLDVGGVLLTNGWDSTGRKKAAEVFGLDPVEFEERHHLTFDTYEQGKLTLHDYLKRTVFYQNRPFSMDDFRQFMFSLSRPYPEMIELIKSLKNKYNLRIAVLSNEGRELQIYRIQTFGLYNFIDYFIVSSFVHLRKPDVDIFQLALDVSQSPPQSVLYIEDRPMFVDIARSLGIEAIRHESFEKTKAALASFGLVS, from the coding sequence ATGCCTTTCTCTCCAATTAACACGCTTTTTTTGGATGTCGGAGGGGTACTCTTAACGAATGGATGGGATAGTACTGGGAGAAAAAAAGCAGCTGAGGTTTTTGGGCTTGATCCTGTTGAATTTGAAGAAAGGCATCATTTAACTTTCGACACATATGAACAAGGAAAACTGACTTTGCATGATTATTTAAAAAGAACCGTTTTCTATCAAAATCGCCCTTTTAGCATGGATGATTTCAGGCAGTTTATGTTCAGCCTCTCCCGTCCTTATCCAGAAATGATAGAACTAATCAAGAGCCTGAAAAATAAATATAACTTAAGGATAGCGGTTTTAAGCAACGAGGGGAGAGAGCTGCAAATTTATAGAATTCAAACATTTGGTCTTTACAACTTTATCGATTATTTTATTGTTTCTTCTTTTGTGCACCTAAGAAAACCTGATGTTGATATTTTTCAATTGGCGCTTGATGTATCTCAGTCTCCTCCACAATCTGTGCTTTATATAGAAGATCGACCAATGTTCGTCGACATTGCCCGCAGCCTTGGTATTGAGGCTATTAGACATGAATCCTTTGAAAAAACAAAGGCTGCATTAGCTTCTTTTGGGCTTGTTTCTTGA
- a CDS encoding MFS transporter: MKLFFREGLFSYKSYRIAFIGQSISFIGSWIHFIGQSWLAYQLTHSPIGLGMVGFGSTIPSLLFSFLSGMTADKFPKLKILILSQFSNCCLSFFLGLLSYLRMINFYELLLLAFAMGVFNNLELPSRQTLLLSYLPNNEIKRAIAMNAFLFNSARLIGPALAGIILPLYGPSICFFINGISYILSIGSFIWASSINERVKDQPSDHSTKNNFFVLISNPEIFYPSIVLGIVTLFGWSYSVLLPYISSQIYHQGSKGLALFYSANGFGAISAALLISFFPNRFNSSTLQSLSMIIFSFSLFLFSFFPPFFFSILIVSFLGFSLSLFVSATTMFLQERTSDSMRGMTFGLTTFFFQGFFAIGNLLMGSLAQFLGTKLSLMIGSVICFTAFFSLRIRSE; the protein is encoded by the coding sequence ATGAAGCTTTTTTTTCGAGAAGGTTTATTTAGTTATAAATCCTATAGAATTGCCTTTATCGGTCAGTCGATCTCTTTTATCGGCAGCTGGATCCATTTTATCGGCCAGAGTTGGCTTGCCTACCAGTTGACACATTCGCCTATAGGGCTTGGAATGGTTGGTTTTGGTTCGACCATCCCTTCTCTTCTTTTTTCCTTTTTATCTGGAATGACCGCTGATAAGTTTCCAAAATTAAAAATTCTTATCTTGAGTCAATTTTCCAACTGCTGTCTTTCTTTCTTTCTGGGGCTATTAAGTTATCTAAGAATGATAAACTTCTACGAACTCCTTCTGCTTGCTTTTGCAATGGGTGTTTTCAATAATCTAGAGCTTCCCTCTAGGCAAACCTTACTGCTTTCTTATCTTCCAAATAATGAGATTAAAAGAGCCATTGCTATGAACGCTTTTCTTTTCAACTCCGCGCGGCTTATAGGACCAGCGCTAGCTGGCATTATCCTTCCATTGTATGGACCTTCTATTTGCTTTTTTATAAACGGAATTTCCTATATCCTTTCTATTGGTTCTTTTATTTGGGCTTCATCAATCAATGAACGGGTCAAAGACCAGCCCTCCGATCATTCAACAAAGAATAATTTTTTTGTCCTCATTTCTAATCCTGAAATTTTTTATCCATCTATCGTCCTAGGGATTGTTACTCTTTTTGGTTGGTCCTATTCAGTTCTTCTCCCTTATATCTCTTCGCAGATATATCATCAGGGTTCTAAAGGATTGGCTCTCTTCTACAGTGCTAATGGCTTTGGAGCTATTAGCGCAGCTCTCTTGATATCTTTTTTTCCTAACCGCTTCAATTCCTCAACCTTGCAAAGTCTCTCTATGATCATATTCTCTTTTTCTCTTTTTCTTTTCTCCTTTTTTCCCCCATTTTTCTTTTCCATTCTTATTGTTTCATTTCTGGGTTTTAGTCTTTCCCTTTTTGTCTCCGCTACTACAATGTTTCTTCAAGAAAGAACCTCCGATTCTATGCGAGGAATGACCTTTGGACTTACTACTTTTTTTTTCCAAGGTTTCTTTGCCATCGGAAATCTCTTAATGGGGTCTTTGGCTCAATTCCTTGGTACAAAATTGAGTCTAATGATTGGGTCAGTCATTTGTTTTACGGCGTTTTTTTCTTTGCGCATCCGTTCTGAATGA
- a CDS encoding methanol/ethanol family PQQ-dependent dehydrogenase, whose protein sequence is MTVKLKKPKKYAVARNATLLAAFGLIGSFSLAKANDELIKLEKEPGQWVMQNKNYANTRYSELNQINTKNVSHLRLAWSFSTGALRGHEGGPLVVGTTMYVHSAYPNHVYALDLTQKPYAIKWQYTPVQNSQAVAVACCDVVNRGLAYANGKIFMVTLDGQVIALDANTGKELWKAKHADVTKGETITGAPLVVKDKVLVGVSGGEFGVRGRVGAYDINTGNRVWLAYSQGPDEEVLIDSDFNKEFPQHGGPGDGTKTWPGEQWKLGGGTTWGWYSYDPALDLFYYGTGNPGTWNAEQRKGGDNKWSCTIFARRPDTGKARWAYQMTPWDAWDYDGINEMILPDLTVKGKKTPCLVHFDRNGFAYVLDRRTGQLIEAQPFVYENWAKEISKENDRPVEIPEKRTKQGVDTKGICPNSMGGKDQQPAAFSPQTGLFYVPTNNMCMNYEGVEATYTAGAPYVGANVLMYSGHEGKDDYYGAFICYDALKGKRVWEIHEHFPVWSGPVVTAGGLAFYGTMDGWFKAVDIKTGKVLWQQKLGSGIIGNPITFLGPDKKQYVAVYSGVGGWFGIAVAQNLPPDDPYAGLGAVGVAYQAGLPKATTIGGELYVFSLE, encoded by the coding sequence ATGACAGTAAAATTAAAAAAGCCTAAAAAGTATGCCGTGGCTAGGAATGCGACATTGTTGGCTGCTTTTGGCTTGATTGGTTCTTTTTCGCTTGCAAAAGCGAATGACGAGTTGATTAAACTTGAAAAAGAACCCGGCCAATGGGTCATGCAAAACAAAAATTACGCAAATACGCGGTATAGTGAACTTAATCAAATCAATACCAAAAATGTGTCCCATCTGCGACTTGCCTGGAGTTTTTCAACCGGGGCTTTGCGTGGACACGAAGGCGGACCATTAGTGGTAGGCACGACGATGTATGTCCATTCGGCCTATCCTAATCATGTTTACGCCCTTGATTTGACTCAAAAACCATACGCAATCAAATGGCAATATACCCCTGTGCAGAATAGTCAAGCAGTGGCAGTTGCTTGCTGTGATGTGGTGAACAGAGGTCTTGCCTATGCGAATGGAAAAATATTCATGGTAACATTGGACGGTCAAGTTATTGCCCTTGATGCGAATACCGGAAAAGAACTCTGGAAAGCAAAGCATGCAGATGTGACTAAGGGAGAGACCATTACAGGAGCCCCCTTGGTCGTTAAAGATAAGGTTCTGGTTGGGGTCTCCGGAGGAGAATTTGGAGTCAGAGGAAGAGTAGGAGCCTATGATATCAATACAGGCAATAGGGTATGGTTAGCTTATAGCCAAGGCCCAGATGAAGAGGTTCTGATAGATTCTGACTTCAATAAAGAGTTTCCACAGCATGGTGGTCCAGGGGATGGAACTAAAACCTGGCCAGGGGAACAATGGAAACTGGGTGGAGGGACTACATGGGGATGGTACAGTTACGATCCTGCCCTTGATTTATTTTACTATGGGACAGGCAATCCTGGAACTTGGAATGCAGAACAAAGGAAAGGAGGAGACAACAAGTGGTCCTGCACTATTTTTGCTAGAAGGCCTGATACTGGGAAGGCTAGATGGGCTTATCAGATGACTCCATGGGATGCTTGGGATTATGATGGGATCAACGAAATGATTCTTCCTGATTTAACGGTAAAAGGGAAGAAAACCCCCTGTCTTGTTCATTTCGATAGAAATGGATTTGCATATGTTTTGGATAGAAGGACAGGTCAGTTAATAGAAGCACAACCCTTTGTTTATGAAAATTGGGCTAAAGAAATAAGTAAAGAAAACGATAGACCTGTTGAAATCCCAGAAAAAAGGACAAAACAGGGAGTTGATACCAAAGGGATTTGTCCGAATTCAATGGGAGGCAAGGATCAACAGCCTGCGGCCTTTTCTCCTCAAACAGGGTTATTTTATGTGCCCACCAACAATATGTGTATGAACTACGAAGGGGTTGAGGCTACCTATACGGCTGGGGCACCGTATGTGGGTGCGAATGTGCTCATGTATTCTGGGCATGAAGGCAAGGATGATTATTATGGAGCTTTTATCTGCTATGATGCTCTTAAAGGGAAGAGAGTTTGGGAGATTCATGAGCATTTTCCCGTATGGAGTGGACCTGTGGTTACAGCCGGTGGGCTTGCGTTCTATGGAACGATGGATGGATGGTTTAAGGCAGTAGATATCAAGACTGGCAAGGTTCTTTGGCAACAGAAATTGGGCTCTGGAATTATTGGGAATCCAATTACCTTTTTGGGTCCTGATAAAAAGCAATACGTTGCTGTCTATTCAGGAGTTGGAGGATGGTTTGGGATTGCAGTGGCTCAAAATCTTCCTCCCGATGATCCTTATGCGGGTCTTGGGGCTGTTGGAGTTGCTTATCAAGCCGGCCTTCCAAAAGCTACTACAATTGGAGGAGAGCTCTACGTGTTTTCGCTAGAATAA